From the Leptospira biflexa serovar Patoc strain 'Patoc 1 (Paris)' genome, one window contains:
- a CDS encoding LIC_11026 family protein, with translation MNPILKGSLGIAKSKTFRGLFVLFLLYKLIFNQFTATWVVPNLLSKLTLIKMEGRFTCFSLFYGVEIQNLKLFPGGPFSETPVFSAKEIRIRYNLPFLLLGKISVSDLSLIDAKVRIEEKGGLWNTSYLLKEKKKGNEDTKVNPEPTVPKTEISTYLPLQLSAYLDVKGLSVQYIRETGSVRYLSLQNFDFQTKLITNRFTSIPLNADALSQLNEILVHINAERPLAIELDSDQLKWKESIPLSLRFEWDRTESPELFLFATDIGKDDINLEVRGKPVQTGLKILSDIHFDPKQDILKIQQFDLRVIGQSWIQLKGSLSDLSTESPNIDVDIVSSDINLNALQSSLKQLQGIVPEMNVSGGLSLVGTGIHGKWNQTNAKLKVNANKVFFKLGNTKPHKVDSANLDLSALLDFSIQKERTAEIPFPNLKKVNISPSQIIYNLASINLSGDYSFDSGLRFFLSLDKLQLGEYAQGIAGKLKMDLQASGESFASINLQSKLNIDGFRYQIDRSRSPASHLNLGFNTNLVFDKPFGLKEIQISNLDLEQRTLTGNKAIELGMKGKVQPGQTLVAQVSPLNLKLTTPNLLLVLPLVLKEKISPIQNLLGQQPKIKIIASYVQDSGKKHIVANLNSDLPGLEMNDLKLTSDITISGANTNEILIKEFKLSAFGGVFKSSLSGKLNKLEKQKPPLGPYFGNLDLSLSIVSPEKQYLAKGVSVHGDLGLNLKIKDYDINGEFYSKLPALSYNNQKCPGENCKAYLIEEINAKIPIQHNLAYQPEESLIVGDKSIFIKNYGRLNTPNVTIGKVIGTHPNIPNLPFEYVKKQNQLPGFSAFIEYKENFANIESLKSYSMDGIILGKNLVFNLGNLDPKTMEFRGNLLIRDIDLKQLMAPKIRDKIDDGKLKADLNIKVRDLSEPIANLDLFFSIFQIGEDFGKSALNVISAQNFLIDRITDSYPINKIDISLSRGLVYADVYFDRSLLSLIMKLEDGKISQQRMPLANFLKRAQNEIQTYQE, from the coding sequence ATGAATCCAATCCTGAAGGGCAGTTTAGGAATCGCCAAAAGTAAAACCTTCCGAGGGCTGTTTGTCCTCTTTCTCCTCTACAAACTTATTTTTAACCAATTTACCGCAACCTGGGTTGTGCCCAATCTGCTTTCAAAATTGACTTTGATCAAAATGGAAGGTAGGTTCACCTGTTTTTCCCTTTTTTATGGAGTGGAAATTCAAAACCTAAAACTCTTTCCCGGTGGTCCATTTTCCGAAACTCCCGTTTTCAGTGCCAAAGAAATTCGGATTCGATACAATCTACCATTTTTATTATTAGGAAAAATATCAGTTTCTGATCTCAGTTTGATTGATGCAAAGGTTCGAATCGAAGAAAAGGGTGGCCTGTGGAACACATCTTACCTTCTGAAAGAGAAAAAAAAAGGTAACGAAGATACAAAAGTGAATCCGGAACCAACTGTTCCTAAAACAGAGATCTCCACCTACCTTCCGTTACAATTGAGTGCGTATTTGGATGTAAAGGGACTTTCCGTCCAATACATTCGAGAAACTGGAAGTGTTCGGTATCTTTCCCTTCAAAATTTTGATTTTCAAACAAAACTCATTACAAACCGATTTACATCCATTCCTTTGAATGCTGACGCCTTATCTCAGTTAAATGAGATATTGGTGCATATAAATGCGGAAAGACCTTTGGCCATTGAATTGGACTCAGATCAATTGAAATGGAAGGAGTCTATACCGTTATCCCTTCGATTCGAATGGGACCGAACAGAATCACCTGAACTATTTCTATTTGCGACAGACATTGGAAAAGATGATATCAACTTGGAAGTCCGTGGCAAACCGGTGCAAACTGGACTTAAAATATTGTCGGATATTCATTTTGATCCAAAACAAGACATTTTAAAAATCCAACAATTTGATTTGAGGGTGATCGGGCAATCATGGATCCAATTAAAAGGTTCGCTTTCCGATCTATCCACAGAAAGTCCCAATATAGATGTCGATATTGTATCATCTGATATCAATTTAAATGCACTGCAATCATCCCTCAAACAATTACAAGGGATCGTTCCTGAAATGAATGTTTCGGGAGGACTTTCTTTGGTCGGAACTGGGATACATGGAAAATGGAATCAAACCAATGCAAAATTGAAGGTCAATGCAAACAAAGTTTTTTTCAAACTAGGGAATACAAAACCGCATAAAGTTGATTCTGCAAATTTAGATCTGTCTGCTTTATTGGACTTTTCTATCCAAAAGGAAAGAACCGCAGAAATACCTTTCCCCAATTTAAAGAAGGTAAATATTTCTCCTTCGCAAATCATTTATAATTTAGCATCAATCAATTTATCTGGAGATTATTCTTTCGACTCTGGGTTACGGTTTTTTCTTTCGCTCGATAAACTTCAATTAGGTGAATATGCGCAAGGGATTGCTGGAAAACTAAAGATGGATCTCCAAGCATCTGGTGAATCATTTGCATCAATCAATCTACAATCGAAATTAAACATCGATGGATTTAGATACCAAATCGATCGGTCTAGATCACCTGCATCTCATTTAAATTTAGGTTTTAATACAAATCTGGTTTTTGATAAACCATTCGGATTAAAAGAGATACAAATTAGTAATTTAGATCTAGAACAAAGAACTTTGACTGGTAACAAGGCAATTGAGCTGGGAATGAAAGGGAAAGTGCAACCCGGACAAACATTAGTGGCTCAAGTATCTCCACTGAACTTAAAATTGACGACTCCTAATTTACTTCTCGTTTTGCCTTTGGTATTAAAAGAAAAAATATCTCCTATTCAGAATTTGCTAGGGCAACAACCAAAAATCAAAATTATTGCAAGTTACGTCCAAGATTCTGGCAAAAAACACATCGTTGCCAATTTGAATTCAGATCTTCCTGGATTAGAAATGAACGATTTAAAATTAACATCTGACATTACTATCTCTGGAGCCAATACAAATGAGATTCTAATTAAAGAATTTAAATTAAGTGCGTTCGGAGGTGTGTTTAAGTCTTCTTTGAGTGGAAAATTAAATAAATTAGAAAAACAAAAACCTCCGTTAGGTCCCTATTTTGGAAATTTAGATTTAAGTTTGTCAATTGTTTCTCCAGAGAAACAATACTTGGCAAAAGGAGTCTCTGTCCATGGTGATCTTGGATTAAATCTTAAAATCAAAGATTATGATATCAATGGTGAGTTCTATTCGAAGTTACCTGCATTATCGTATAACAACCAAAAATGTCCAGGTGAAAACTGTAAGGCATATTTAATCGAGGAAATCAACGCTAAAATCCCAATCCAACATAATCTCGCCTACCAACCGGAAGAAAGTTTGATTGTTGGAGATAAGTCTATTTTTATCAAAAATTATGGCAGATTGAATACTCCGAATGTAACCATTGGTAAGGTGATTGGAACACATCCCAATATTCCAAATTTACCATTTGAATATGTAAAAAAACAAAATCAATTGCCTGGTTTTAGTGCTTTCATTGAATACAAAGAAAACTTCGCAAATATTGAATCATTAAAATCCTATTCTATGGATGGGATTATCTTAGGAAAAAATTTAGTTTTTAACTTAGGTAATTTAGATCCGAAAACAATGGAATTTCGAGGAAACTTACTCATACGAGACATCGATTTAAAACAATTGATGGCTCCAAAAATTCGAGATAAAATTGACGACGGTAAATTAAAAGCAGATCTCAATATCAAAGTAAGAGATTTAAGTGAACCCATTGCAAATTTGGATTTGTTTTTTTCTATTTTCCAAATAGGGGAAGACTTTGGGAAAAGTGCTTTAAATGTAATTTCTGCGCAAAATTTTTTAATCGATCGCATTACCGATAGTTACCCAATTAATAAAATTGATATCTCTTTATCTCGTGGTCTTGTTTATGCAGATGTTTATTTTGATCGATCTCTTTTATCTTTGATTATGAAATTAGAAGATGGTAAAATTTCCCAACAAAGGATGCCGCTTGCCAACTTTTTGAAACGAGCCCAAAACGAAATCCAAACATACCAAGAGTGA
- a CDS encoding PD40 domain-containing protein has translation MKLIHTVIFYLTIFISVFTFNCALFQSKVKYSNVNFDYSAISKNYFSPTQSKPFPLTVQRGNNLYSSTTKDGRYLFYATDQKGNFDIWFRDLQSSLVVPITDNSFSETKPAISPDGKYLVFVSEEFDSEGDLILLSIDTEEWIQEYLKGNRFINDDFINLTNQPNKKGEYQKGITDTDPVWSPDGKTIYFISDRFTPGLPNLCYITMSNPDVIKPITTFGATTPFISADGQFVYIVSYFEDNKGEVYQYQIANKALKRITNDNFLDFTPTIDNRSKNLYYSSIRKDTNGNGRLDERDHSLLIKKNLTTGEERILSSGETSNFDVRYSNFNGGSILFSASYYNAINIYFIPENGSIPKQPNIKEQFQYSKTLTPGQSIESYFLALDSVELFYSEDPLFPIYDAQVSLLKYATFKRFGKNEEANSFLINYKRKVKFEKNNFALVLIKWTESKGNTFNLLNELRQLPDVNFPTDGEALLYHLYADQLENDKQSSAAKDILLKIYLSHPNYHQIDEIKRRLGGYDFHSNSTELSSLYKEMINSWENEKLKFLNDPNHDFSNDRKRDLRYLLEDVIAKMTDSKNSEMVLGFVNSALESNENQKNSIYNQTLLFIKAKALSDLRRYNDSNIVLDSIIPIPLQIDLEPPGKPSVFETRSFMAEYKNPILLRANLLKYYNQKAAGNTSDALRNLKIYLEFYDPILGVDLGAEDIKSAFFYFENKAVEFERIGDLLQSSFHYFFNNQNMFLVKTRNLYLDSIYKEYAIYYQRKMVDTIFSYGKKIREEEERALLNQINILNKDNLNVIGNISSFTSLLTDRELVRSIVNIKDFEKIEVLSGKALNWTELYYKQAVPRARPYLDLATLYGYSYYLINKYVTYESYYYSTGTMTDVRKAEILENFKRAELELRWIIFADPTHYDAYQLLGWLYQYVDLMKLQKDPSSGNEDFEIYENLYKKYFPDKNLEANIELYNQILVFLGDEYSNKKVISDLNLNLGNNYFLLNNYPKANDSYRKVEESSNVLSVKNQFEGYKQEAVYRFNYGKSLIYQGQYKKASEQFSKSIDIYFKNEYYQFVNQYAQEPNSITLSQLNSIRSKLALLFSLRGLSELESGLYEESIVSFQTAIAYNKDVKFISPINLANYLAIAFQKSGRFRDSYQMLQLAETEYQTTSESFYSLWKKWSLWNYFLRDNYRVIGDGRFPGEFPNDFKYLLTLGIRIENHIEQEEYVSALNEIKLRNDLISSKGLDDTIIGKNILAKSRQVEAQIYQRSHLPIEANQRYRELADTLIPNASSKDIEKLFHNYSHSVFMIQESSDVLEDQKKLVLKEFFDDLNSWKKRGMLQCKQEFEICENQFRSANPKFDLYFGTGLYYQAIQLTKEKKEYHPTLSQSIQILENPGLVDPKIIGLANDPISRQTRVRVLLNLYSIYMMLGDELMAEKKWKETTELAFEFRLDEEKFWSNVLRFRWEVEKSHNPSKLNPYLQDAFQTYQTNLTVRLFAPKFRLNQFVDSFTEVQLQKSEINQVVNVWENYRSLELFRDLISAQFEFEDSKLNLHYQDLLKWYKKYKKITNQIVEKTIKRETIKPLLNQEKDESDKLVTLTEKLKSISPERMPFFEPMRSVSQMYLPEWYGYLQFGNKIHSFNFSEGKQVHRQCLINDGLSTCLPNASYPFPLLQVIGKKNDGDLIRQYLLLSKEKGINPSIIFDRNHTKLFNERNERRFKWVTVYGKDTEKFKDSHIRIVQSGNLGILLSNTDYLISKKPIDLQTSLFGDELSQILPFREMFQGSGSEISIVGLKHTNFKTQKQWENLGLIYEIMRTKRIQNIVSIDEDNNFQYSPKKLEDFAKSKNDFLIGNWKPFSISSTDLNKSATSFMELGFQNEKTKEINGAYENYYTASTLLDDTSEVLPSLELRLARLRTEIFPNVSRRSIFRPLWKKYESSPFQNQIRYEFLVSCFSAKDKEDCSYNSSDFIGENRDTYLGALEFYSQLRSGKFNNFKSKDELRSKIEKEEDPFLQAYRLGSLYIQNYMFHEAESQTKILSKFAKSSKEKNVVKNRILETYFHKAFVFGDKEIYLTPLSSTSAYNFGFKKDWNQFDEKILSRDFTKFGYSDAIYDSYRIRLYTSWKEQLQTGYSEILSLTPEYLTNGQSVLTKLSHLNRTLFFHMILRSIPFQKNKEVSSLFELLLQMEVNEGRNYRALFFQLEFAKALYLRGDWDLAEQMVSKIQKNHSELGDGNSYWVEKWNDFKWKRDYLKNQSNNQIVSSSPFLRVYETSQSKKPEEYITLLNELNRKIKNEYLSSEVKLEYEFLFYFLMQKCLEKNSSESFFDLAIAREIFRYTSERFSSQNLYVKNLPFFELYAERLKKRMVGKQEFHGLFDLGKKTYLLSFAQGKSLGRELFPDNKLIYRELVRYFRSSETGSKEVILRESLADKYRTNLRLNQKNRHYLFSSGIHSVVPFSIPDTEYYSVASVSDFLTNPTLRSRDISPKKPIVTNIGFRNSLENEVSAGLIQWETNGPKVGDAPYKVHFSELGWCSLNYLCFDGNPLMDSKGKSTNIVTIYANQKIGPSLQFTNDFSGVAYYLGKETKGLFVLHSGTQVGVHNLYFIRQFLANDELEKPLHIRLVEGKNAAKSYAIDDRYWIGYKLYTSAMIED, from the coding sequence ATGAAGTTGATTCATACGGTAATTTTTTATTTAACAATCTTTATCAGTGTATTTACTTTTAATTGTGCATTGTTCCAAAGTAAGGTTAAATATTCGAATGTAAATTTTGACTATTCGGCCATTTCCAAAAACTATTTTTCACCTACACAATCAAAACCGTTTCCACTCACAGTACAAAGAGGGAATAATTTATACAGTTCTACTACAAAAGATGGCAGATATCTCTTTTATGCGACTGATCAAAAAGGGAATTTTGATATTTGGTTTCGTGATTTACAAAGTTCGTTAGTTGTTCCGATCACGGATAATTCTTTTTCTGAGACCAAACCTGCGATATCACCCGATGGAAAGTATTTGGTATTTGTTTCTGAGGAATTTGATTCGGAAGGTGATTTGATTTTATTATCTATTGATACCGAAGAATGGATTCAGGAATATTTGAAAGGAAATCGATTTATCAATGATGATTTTATTAATTTAACAAACCAACCAAACAAAAAAGGTGAGTATCAAAAGGGGATCACTGATACAGATCCAGTTTGGTCTCCTGATGGTAAAACAATCTATTTTATCTCCGATCGATTTACACCTGGATTGCCCAATTTATGTTACATCACCATGTCAAATCCAGATGTAATCAAACCAATCACCACCTTTGGTGCAACTACTCCATTTATATCTGCAGATGGTCAATTTGTGTATATAGTTTCTTATTTCGAAGATAACAAAGGGGAAGTATACCAATATCAGATTGCCAACAAAGCATTAAAAAGAATTACCAATGACAATTTTTTGGACTTTACGCCAACAATCGATAACCGCTCTAAAAATTTGTATTACTCTTCGATTCGTAAAGATACAAATGGGAATGGAAGGCTGGATGAGAGGGACCATAGTCTTCTTATAAAAAAGAATTTAACCACTGGTGAAGAAAGAATTTTATCGTCCGGTGAAACTTCCAATTTTGATGTTCGTTATTCCAATTTTAATGGAGGATCCATTTTATTTTCCGCATCCTATTATAATGCCATTAATATCTATTTTATCCCAGAAAATGGTTCTATTCCCAAACAACCAAACATAAAGGAACAATTCCAATATTCGAAAACATTAACTCCTGGCCAAAGCATAGAATCTTATTTTTTGGCGTTAGATTCTGTTGAATTGTTTTATTCTGAAGATCCATTGTTTCCAATTTATGACGCACAAGTCAGTTTATTAAAATATGCAACATTCAAACGTTTTGGTAAAAATGAAGAAGCAAATAGTTTTCTTATTAATTACAAAAGAAAGGTAAAATTTGAAAAAAACAATTTCGCTCTCGTTTTAATCAAATGGACCGAGTCGAAGGGGAATACATTTAATTTACTGAATGAATTACGTCAATTACCAGATGTAAACTTCCCAACCGATGGAGAGGCACTGTTATACCATCTTTATGCAGATCAATTGGAAAACGATAAACAATCGAGTGCCGCAAAAGATATTCTCCTTAAAATTTATTTATCCCACCCTAATTATCATCAAATAGATGAAATTAAACGTAGATTAGGCGGATATGATTTTCATTCCAATTCTACTGAATTGTCATCCTTATACAAGGAAATGATCAATTCTTGGGAAAACGAAAAATTGAAATTTTTGAACGATCCTAATCATGATTTTTCAAATGATCGTAAAAGAGATTTACGGTATCTATTGGAAGATGTGATCGCAAAAATGACTGATTCTAAAAATAGCGAAATGGTTCTTGGTTTTGTTAATTCCGCTTTAGAATCGAATGAAAATCAAAAAAACAGTATTTATAATCAAACCCTTCTATTTATAAAAGCAAAAGCACTTTCAGACTTAAGGCGTTATAATGATTCAAATATAGTTTTGGATTCCATTATCCCAATCCCCTTACAGATTGATTTGGAGCCACCCGGGAAACCATCTGTTTTTGAAACTAGAAGTTTTATGGCTGAATACAAGAATCCTATATTGTTGCGTGCCAACCTTCTGAAATATTATAACCAAAAGGCAGCTGGAAATACTTCTGATGCACTTAGAAATCTCAAAATATATTTAGAATTTTATGATCCAATACTTGGAGTTGATCTTGGTGCCGAAGATATCAAAAGTGCATTCTTCTATTTTGAAAACAAAGCAGTAGAATTTGAAAGAATTGGTGATTTATTACAGTCATCATTTCATTACTTTTTTAATAACCAGAATATGTTCTTGGTGAAAACTAGGAATTTATACTTGGATTCTATATACAAAGAATACGCGATTTACTACCAAAGAAAAATGGTGGATACTATCTTTAGTTATGGGAAAAAAATTAGAGAAGAAGAAGAACGCGCACTATTAAATCAAATTAATATTTTAAATAAAGATAACCTTAATGTAATCGGTAATATCTCAAGTTTCACTTCGCTCTTAACTGATCGCGAGTTGGTAAGAAGCATCGTAAATATTAAAGATTTTGAAAAAATTGAAGTCCTTTCTGGTAAGGCTCTCAACTGGACTGAACTATATTATAAACAAGCGGTGCCTAGGGCAAGGCCGTATCTGGATTTGGCTACTTTATATGGTTATTCATATTATTTGATTAATAAGTATGTTACCTACGAATCTTATTATTATTCTACTGGTACGATGACCGATGTTCGTAAAGCTGAGATCTTAGAGAATTTTAAACGAGCAGAATTGGAATTACGTTGGATCATTTTTGCTGATCCCACCCATTATGATGCTTATCAGTTGCTAGGTTGGTTGTATCAATATGTAGATTTAATGAAACTTCAGAAAGATCCAAGTTCTGGGAATGAAGATTTTGAAATCTATGAAAATTTGTACAAAAAATATTTTCCTGACAAAAATTTAGAAGCAAATATCGAATTATACAATCAAATCCTGGTATTTTTGGGCGATGAGTATTCCAATAAAAAAGTAATATCGGATTTAAATTTAAATTTAGGTAATAATTATTTTTTATTAAATAATTACCCGAAGGCCAATGATAGTTACCGGAAGGTTGAAGAAAGTTCAAATGTTTTGTCAGTCAAAAATCAATTTGAAGGCTATAAACAAGAAGCAGTTTACCGATTTAATTACGGGAAATCATTAATCTACCAAGGACAATATAAAAAAGCTTCGGAACAGTTCTCTAAATCAATTGATATCTATTTTAAAAATGAATACTATCAATTTGTAAATCAATATGCACAAGAACCAAATTCGATAACTCTTTCCCAATTGAATTCTATTCGTTCTAAGTTGGCACTTCTTTTTTCGTTAAGAGGTTTATCCGAACTTGAATCTGGTCTTTATGAGGAATCCATTGTTTCTTTCCAAACTGCGATTGCTTATAATAAAGACGTAAAGTTTATCAGTCCTATTAACCTTGCCAATTACTTGGCGATTGCATTCCAAAAAAGTGGAAGATTTAGAGACTCGTATCAAATGTTGCAGTTGGCCGAAACTGAATACCAAACAACAAGCGAATCTTTTTATAGTCTTTGGAAAAAATGGAGTCTTTGGAATTATTTTTTAAGAGATAATTATCGAGTTATTGGTGACGGGAGATTCCCAGGTGAATTTCCAAACGATTTTAAATACTTACTAACACTTGGTATACGAATCGAAAATCATATCGAACAAGAAGAATATGTATCTGCATTAAATGAAATCAAATTGCGGAATGATTTGATTTCATCCAAAGGTTTAGATGATACTATCATCGGAAAAAATATTCTAGCAAAATCTAGACAGGTAGAGGCTCAAATTTATCAAAGGAGTCATTTGCCAATAGAAGCAAATCAAAGGTATCGGGAATTAGCTGATACATTGATCCCTAATGCATCAAGTAAGGATATAGAAAAACTTTTCCACAATTATAGTCATTCGGTTTTTATGATCCAAGAATCTTCGGATGTTTTGGAGGATCAAAAGAAGTTGGTTCTGAAGGAATTTTTTGATGATTTGAATTCTTGGAAAAAAAGGGGAATGTTACAATGTAAACAAGAGTTTGAAATTTGTGAAAATCAGTTTCGTTCCGCAAATCCAAAGTTTGATTTATATTTTGGAACTGGATTGTATTACCAAGCTATCCAACTAACAAAAGAAAAGAAGGAATACCATCCAACACTTTCGCAATCCATCCAGATTTTAGAAAATCCAGGACTTGTTGATCCAAAAATAATCGGTTTGGCGAATGATCCAATTTCTAGACAAACTAGAGTTAGAGTATTATTAAATTTATACTCCATTTATATGATGCTTGGTGATGAATTGATGGCAGAAAAAAAATGGAAAGAAACGACTGAGCTTGCTTTTGAGTTTCGATTGGACGAAGAAAAATTTTGGTCCAATGTATTACGATTTCGATGGGAAGTTGAAAAATCGCATAATCCAAGTAAGTTGAATCCTTATTTACAGGATGCTTTTCAGACATACCAAACAAATTTAACTGTTAGATTATTCGCTCCAAAATTTAGGTTGAACCAGTTTGTGGATTCTTTTACCGAGGTCCAATTACAAAAATCAGAAATCAACCAAGTAGTCAATGTTTGGGAAAATTACCGAAGTTTGGAGCTTTTTAGAGATTTGATTTCGGCTCAATTTGAGTTTGAAGATTCTAAACTCAATTTACATTACCAAGATCTACTGAAATGGTACAAAAAATATAAAAAAATCACAAACCAAATTGTTGAAAAAACAATCAAACGCGAAACAATCAAACCACTTCTCAATCAAGAGAAAGATGAATCAGACAAATTGGTTACATTGACTGAGAAATTAAAATCGATATCTCCGGAAAGGATGCCATTTTTTGAGCCAATGCGTTCCGTAAGTCAGATGTATTTACCTGAATGGTATGGTTACTTGCAGTTTGGTAATAAAATTCATAGTTTTAATTTCAGCGAAGGGAAACAGGTTCATCGTCAATGTTTGATAAATGATGGACTCTCCACATGTTTACCTAACGCAAGTTATCCATTCCCTTTACTTCAAGTGATTGGTAAAAAAAATGATGGAGATTTAATCCGACAATATCTTTTACTTTCAAAAGAAAAAGGGATAAATCCTTCGATCATCTTTGATCGCAATCACACAAAATTATTCAATGAACGAAATGAACGTCGATTCAAATGGGTAACAGTTTATGGGAAGGATACTGAAAAATTTAAGGATTCTCATATCCGAATTGTTCAGAGCGGAAATCTAGGAATTTTGTTATCTAATACAGATTATTTAATTTCAAAAAAACCTATCGATCTTCAGACAAGTTTATTTGGGGATGAATTGTCTCAAATTCTGCCGTTTCGAGAAATGTTCCAAGGCAGTGGTTCTGAAATATCAATTGTAGGATTGAAACATACCAATTTTAAAACTCAAAAACAGTGGGAAAATCTTGGTCTCATTTATGAGATTATGAGAACCAAAAGAATTCAAAATATTGTTTCAATTGATGAAGATAATAATTTTCAATACTCTCCAAAGAAATTAGAAGATTTTGCAAAAAGTAAAAACGATTTTTTAATTGGAAATTGGAAACCATTTTCGATCTCATCTACTGACTTAAACAAAAGTGCTACTTCTTTTATGGAACTTGGTTTCCAAAATGAAAAAACAAAAGAAATTAATGGAGCTTACGAAAACTATTATACTGCCTCAACTTTGTTAGATGATACAAGTGAGGTTTTGCCTTCATTGGAATTAAGGCTAGCAAGGTTAAGAACTGAGATATTTCCCAATGTTTCGAGACGTTCGATATTTCGTCCACTTTGGAAAAAATATGAATCGTCACCTTTCCAAAATCAAATCAGATATGAATTTTTGGTTTCTTGTTTTTCCGCAAAAGACAAGGAAGATTGTAGTTATAATTCATCAGATTTTATTGGCGAGAATAGAGATACTTATTTAGGTGCATTAGAATTTTATTCACAACTTCGAAGTGGCAAATTTAATAATTTTAAATCAAAAGATGAGCTGAGATCAAAAATTGAAAAGGAAGAAGATCCTTTTTTACAAGCTTATAGATTAGGAAGTTTATACATTCAGAATTACATGTTCCATGAAGCGGAATCTCAGACAAAAATTCTCTCTAAATTTGCTAAATCGTCGAAAGAGAAAAATGTAGTTAAAAATAGGATTTTAGAAACATATTTTCACAAAGCATTTGTCTTTGGTGATAAAGAGATTTATTTAACACCACTTAGTTCCACTTCGGCATATAATTTCGGCTTTAAAAAGGATTGGAACCAATTTGATGAAAAAATATTATCCCGAGATTTTACTAAGTTTGGATATTCGGATGCGATTTATGATTCGTATCGCATTCGATTATACACTTCTTGGAAGGAGCAATTACAAACCGGTTATTCGGAAATACTTTCGCTAACACCTGAATATTTAACTAATGGACAATCTGTTTTAACCAAATTATCGCATTTGAATCGAACTTTGTTTTTTCATATGATTCTTCGTTCGATACCATTTCAAAAAAACAAAGAAGTAAGTTCATTGTTTGAATTATTATTACAAATGGAAGTAAACGAAGGTCGCAATTATAGAGCTTTATTCTTTCAGCTGGAATTTGCCAAAGCATTGTACTTGCGTGGCGATTGGGATCTAGCAGAACAAATGGTTTCTAAAATACAAAAGAATCATTCTGAGTTAGGTGATGGGAATTCGTATTGGGTTGAAAAGTGGAATGATTTTAAATGGAAACGTGATTACTTAAAGAATCAATCAAACAATCAAATTGTTAGTTCCAGTCCTTTTTTGAGGGTATACGAGACTTCCCAGTCTAAAAAACCAGAAGAATATATAACTCTCCTGAATGAACTTAATAGAAAAATTAAGAACGAATATTTGAGCTCTGAAGTAAAATTAGAGTATGAGTTCTTGTTTTATTTCTTGATGCAAAAGTGTTTGGAGAAAAATAGTTCGGAAAGTTTTTTTGACTTAGCGATTGCAAGAGAGATCTTTCGGTATACTTCAGAAAGATTTTCGAGTCAAAATTTATACGTAAAGAATTTACCATTCTTTGAGTTATATGCAGAACGTTTGAAGAAAAGAATGGTAGGCAAACAAGAATTCCATGGTCTTTTCGATTTAGGTAAGAAAACCTATCTGCTCAGTTTTGCACAAGGAAAATCGTTGGGTAGAGAATTGTTTCCTGACAACAAATTGATCTATCGGGAACTTGTCAGGTATTTCCGATCCTCAGAAACAGGAAGTAAAGAGGTGATTTTAAGGGAGTCTCTTGCGGACAAATATAGAACCAATCTTCGTTTGAATCAAAAGAACAGACATTATCTTTTTAGTTCAGGGATTCATTCTGTTGTTCCATTTTCTATCCCTGATACTGAATATTACTCGGTCGCATCCGTTTCAGATTTTTTAACAAATCCAACCTTACGTAGCAGAGATATTTCTCCGAAAAAACCAATTGTAACTAATATTGGATTTCGAAATTCATTGGAAAACGAAGTAAGCGCAGGATTGATCCAATGGGAAACGAATGGGCCAAAAGTGGGAGATGCACCGTATAAGGTTCATTTTTCTGAGTTAGGTTGGTGTTCTTTGAACTATTTATGTTTTGATGGTAACCCTTTGATGGACTCAAAAGGTAAATCCACAAACATCGTAACCATTTATGCAAATCAAAAAATTGGACCATCCCTTCAGTTTACCAATGATTTCAGCGGGGTCGCATATTATTTAGGGAAAGAGACCAAAGGATTATTTGTTCTACATTCGGGCACACAAGTAGGCGTACATAATTTGTATTTCATCCGACAGTTCTTGGCGAATGATGAATTGGAAAAACCATTACACATTCGTCTTGTGGAAGGTAAAAATGCTGCCAAGTCATATGCAATTGATGATCGATATTGGATAGGATATAAACTTTATACTTCCGCGATGATTGAAGACTAA